From Brochothrix thermosphacta DSM 20171 = FSL F6-1036, a single genomic window includes:
- a CDS encoding methionine ABC transporter permease codes for MANFFNEWGPTLLDGLAATIQMTVISLLISIILGVPLAILLVLTRKGGYADSPVAYAISNAAINVIRSIPFIILLFFLLPFTKVVAGTTIGVQGVIVPLVVYCAPYIARLIESALLEVDKGVVEAYQSMGISTWKIIWFVVVRESRSSIVLGLTIATIGLIGATAMAGFVGAGGLGDLAYQFGYLRFQPNMMYATLILLIVIVQIIQSLGSLIARRLKKN; via the coding sequence ATGGCTAATTTTTTTAATGAATGGGGTCCCACTTTACTCGATGGTTTAGCTGCGACGATTCAGATGACCGTGATTTCCCTACTGATTTCAATTATTCTCGGCGTCCCTTTAGCTATTCTACTTGTACTAACACGTAAAGGTGGTTACGCGGATAGTCCTGTCGCATACGCTATTTCAAATGCTGCTATCAACGTTATTCGATCAATCCCTTTCATCATATTGCTATTCTTTCTACTCCCTTTTACAAAGGTCGTAGCTGGCACAACGATTGGCGTCCAAGGTGTTATCGTTCCATTAGTTGTCTATTGTGCGCCTTATATTGCACGTTTGATTGAATCTGCATTATTAGAAGTCGATAAAGGTGTTGTTGAAGCGTATCAATCCATGGGTATCTCAACTTGGAAAATCATTTGGTTTGTGGTGGTTCGTGAATCCCGTTCATCGATTGTTTTAGGTTTAACAATTGCTACTATTGGTTTGATTGGCGCAACTGCTATGGCTGGCTTTGTAGGCGCTGGCGGTTTAGGTGACCTTGCTTATCAATTCGGTTATCTTCGCTTCCAACCTAACATGATGTATGCCACCTTAATTTTGTTGATTGTGATTGTACAAATTATTCAATCTCTCGGCAGCTTAATTGCTCGTCGTTTGAAAAAAAATTAA
- a CDS encoding methionine ABC transporter ATP-binding protein → MIELKNITKNYKVGKKTINALDNVSLSVHKGEIYGVIGYSGAGKSTLIRCINLLETPTEGEVFVDGIKLNDLNKNDLQQTRQKIGMIFQGYNLLTTATVYDNVAIPLKLAGLSKDLIQQRVKKYLEIVGLSDRASAFPAQLSGGQKQRVAIARALSHEPEILLSDEATSALDPTTTESILDLLLEINQELGLTIFLITHELSVIQRLCDRVAVMQDGQIVEQGPVVDVFTQPRSTITKTFVQDSAKYKLPAKFLQTLPEEGVLIHCTFVGISSTKPALAHVATTFGVVPNIIAGGIDQFKNESVGNLLVHLEGEPDKVTAAINYLSGQGIIVKKEGEING, encoded by the coding sequence ATGATTGAATTAAAAAACATTACGAAAAATTATAAAGTTGGTAAAAAAACAATCAACGCATTAGATAACGTTTCTTTAAGTGTTCATAAAGGTGAAATTTATGGCGTGATTGGTTATAGTGGCGCTGGTAAAAGTACTCTCATACGTTGTATCAATCTATTAGAAACACCGACTGAGGGTGAAGTTTTTGTTGACGGTATCAAACTAAATGATTTAAATAAAAATGACTTACAACAAACACGTCAAAAAATCGGAATGATTTTTCAAGGTTACAATTTACTTACAACTGCAACTGTATATGATAATGTGGCTATTCCATTGAAACTCGCAGGGTTATCAAAAGATCTTATCCAACAGCGCGTTAAGAAATACTTAGAAATCGTTGGTTTAAGTGATCGAGCGTCAGCTTTTCCTGCACAGTTATCTGGTGGGCAAAAACAACGTGTAGCGATTGCACGTGCCCTTTCACATGAACCAGAAATTTTATTAAGCGACGAAGCAACAAGTGCACTTGATCCCACTACAACAGAGTCTATCCTTGATTTATTGTTAGAAATAAACCAGGAGCTAGGCCTAACCATCTTTTTAATCACGCATGAATTAAGTGTTATTCAGCGCTTGTGTGATCGTGTTGCGGTGATGCAAGATGGACAAATTGTAGAACAAGGGCCTGTCGTTGATGTGTTTACACAGCCGCGTTCAACTATTACCAAAACATTCGTTCAAGATTCGGCAAAATACAAATTGCCTGCTAAATTTTTGCAAACTTTACCAGAAGAAGGCGTTCTTATCCATTGTACTTTTGTTGGTATTTCATCAACTAAACCAGCATTAGCACATGTAGCAACTACTTTTGGAGTGGTACCTAATATCATTGCTGGTGGAATTGATCAATTTAAAAATGAATCCGTTGGCAATCTTCTGGTTCATTTAGAGGGCGAACCAGACAAAGTAACTGCAGCAATTAATTATCTGAGTGGTCAAGGAATTATTGTGAAGAAAGAAGGTGAAATCAATGGCTAA
- the tenA gene encoding thiaminase II has translation MTLFTDELKVMTAKSWEKSMTHPFVVELAEGTLPEEAFKRYLVQDMYYLNHYSKIHALAAVQAEETAVTHMLLKQAQETIAAEMLMHTEHARLLGMSTTIQTDIRPLPTAYGYTSHLYRVAMAGSLGQTIAGLLPCYWLYADIGSYYRDSKPVNPLYASWLENYGSELFQKETQVQIDLLNRLAELSSEAEKEKMRDAFKRAKEYELAFWEMAYAGEQWPSEK, from the coding sequence ATGACATTGTTCACAGACGAGTTAAAAGTCATGACAGCAAAGAGTTGGGAAAAAAGCATGACACATCCTTTTGTAGTCGAACTAGCAGAAGGAACATTACCAGAAGAAGCATTTAAACGGTATTTAGTGCAGGATATGTATTATCTAAACCATTATAGTAAAATACATGCGCTAGCAGCAGTTCAAGCAGAAGAAACAGCTGTTACTCATATGTTATTGAAGCAAGCACAAGAAACAATTGCAGCAGAGATGTTAATGCACACGGAGCATGCTCGTTTATTAGGGATGTCGACAACAATACAAACTGATATTCGTCCATTACCAACAGCATATGGGTATACATCACATTTATATCGTGTGGCGATGGCAGGAAGTTTAGGGCAAACGATTGCTGGACTACTTCCTTGTTATTGGCTTTATGCAGATATTGGGTCTTATTATCGGGACAGTAAACCAGTGAACCCCTTGTATGCTAGTTGGCTGGAAAACTATGGTAGCGAGCTATTTCAGAAAGAGACTCAAGTACAAATTGATTTGTTAAATCGTTTAGCCGAACTAAGTAGTGAAGCGGAAAAGGAAAAAATGCGCGATGCATTTAAACGGGCTAAGGAGTATGAATTGGCATTTTGGGAAATGGCTTATGCCGGAGAACAATGGCCATCAGAAAAGTAA
- a CDS encoding N-acetylmannosamine-6-phosphate 2-epimerase, translated as MLKKVKDGLIVSCQALENEPLHSSYIMSRLAVAAEQGGAVGIRANSVIDIIAIQATTSLPIVGIIKRDYEDSPVFITATMLEVNELMTTGCEMIALDATSRVRPNGESLAELVSKIKLNYPDILLMADIATVDEALNAESLGFDCISTTLIGYTAESEGHDLAANHFEKLRTIIEKCTLPVIAEGNVDTPEKAQQCKQLGVHSIVVGSAITRPQLITEKFVTKMNEKR; from the coding sequence ATGTTAAAAAAGGTAAAAGACGGTTTAATCGTGTCATGTCAAGCGTTAGAAAATGAACCCTTACATAGTTCTTACATTATGAGCCGTTTAGCAGTTGCAGCTGAGCAAGGTGGGGCAGTTGGTATTCGGGCAAATTCAGTAATTGATATTATAGCAATTCAAGCGACAACAAGTTTACCCATTGTAGGAATTATCAAACGGGACTATGAGGACTCCCCTGTATTTATTACAGCCACAATGTTAGAAGTTAATGAATTAATGACAACAGGTTGTGAAATGATTGCCTTAGATGCGACTAGCCGAGTACGACCGAATGGTGAAAGTTTAGCAGAATTAGTCTCTAAAATTAAGTTGAATTATCCTGATATATTACTAATGGCAGATATTGCTACAGTAGATGAAGCCCTTAATGCTGAATCGTTAGGGTTTGATTGTATATCGACAACATTGATTGGGTACACAGCTGAATCTGAAGGTCATGATTTGGCAGCTAATCATTTTGAAAAACTACGAACAATTATTGAGAAATGTACACTACCTGTCATCGCAGAAGGTAATGTTGATACACCTGAAAAAGCACAGCAGTGTAAACAATTAGGTGTTCATTCTATTGTTGTTGGAAGCGCAATTACGCGTCCACAACTTATTACAGAAAAATTTGTAACGAAAATGAATGAAAAAAGATAA